Proteins encoded within one genomic window of Triticum aestivum cultivar Chinese Spring chromosome 2D, IWGSC CS RefSeq v2.1, whole genome shotgun sequence:
- the LOC123052927 gene encoding casein kinase II subunit alpha-2 isoform X1: protein MSKARVYADVNVVRPKEYWDYEALAVQWGEQDDYEVVRKVGRGKYSEVFEGINVNNNEKCVIKILKPVKKKKVTYLCLIWSRFNYDFSFFTFVMLIQIKREIKILQNLCGGPNIVKLLDIVRDQHSKTPSLIFEYINNTDFKVLYPTLTDYDIRYYIYELLKALDYCHSQGIMHRDVKPHNVMIDHELRKLRLIDWGLAEFYHPGKEYNVRVASRYFKGPELLVDLQDYDYSLDMWSLGCMFAGMIFRKEPFFYGHDNHDQLVKIAKVLGTDGLNAYLNKYRIELDPQLEALVGRHSRKPWSKFINADNQHLVSPEAIDFLDKLLRYDHQDRLTAREAMAHPYFLQVRAAENSRTRAQ from the exons ATGTCAAAGGCCAGGGTCTACGCCGACGTTAACGTGGTGCGCCCCAAGGAGTACTGGGATTATGAGGCCCTCGCCGTCCAGTGGGG TGAGCAGGATGACTATGAAGTTGTGCGGAAAGTTGGAAGGGGCAAATACAGTGAAGTCTTTGAAGGTATCAACGTCAACAATAATGAGAAATGTGTTATTAAGATCCTGAAGcctgtgaagaagaagaaggtaaCTTATCTGTGCCTTATATGGTCACGGTTTAACTATGATTTTAGTTTTTTCACGTTTGTCATGCTTATCCAGATCAAAAGAGAGATCAAAATACTACAGAATCTCTGTGGAGGTCCAAATATTGTGAAGCTGCTTGATATTGTCAGGGATCAGCATTCAAAAACACCAAGCTTGATCTTTGAATACATCAATAACACAGATTTCAAAGTGCTATATCCGACATTGACAGATTATGACATTCGCTACTATATCTATGAGTTACTGAAG GCTTTGGATTACTGCCATTCACAAGGCATTATGCACCGAGATGTGAAGCCTCACAATGTTATGATAGATCATGAGCTTCGAAAACTCCGGTTAATAGACTGGGGCCTTGCTGAATTCTACCATCCTGGAAAGGAGTATAACGTTCGTGTTGCATCAAG GTACTTCAAGGGACCTGAGCTTCTTGTTGACTTGCAAGATTACGACTACTCTTTGGACATGTGGAGTCTTGGCTGCATGTTTGCTGGAATG ATATTCCGCAAGGAACCATTTTTCTATGGCCATGACAACCATGACCAACTTGTTAAAATTGCAAAG GTACTTGGAACAGATGGGCTAAATGCTTATTTGAACAAGTACAGAATTGAGCTTGACCCTCAGCTTGAAGCCCTTGTTGGAAG GCACAGCAGAAAACCCTGGTCAAAGTTTATCAATGCAGACAACCAGCATCTAGTATCCCCTGAG GCCATAGATTTCCTTGATAAGCTTCTGCGCTATGATCACCAGGATAGGCTTACTGCACGTGAAGCTATG GCACATCCATACTTCCTCCAGGTGAGGGCTGCCGAAAACAGCAGGACTCGTGCGCAATAG
- the LOC123052927 gene encoding casein kinase II subunit alpha-2 isoform X2: MSKARVYADVNVVRPKEYWDYEALAVQWGEQDDYEVVRKVGRGKYSEVFEGINVNNNEKCVIKILKPVKKKKIKREIKILQNLCGGPNIVKLLDIVRDQHSKTPSLIFEYINNTDFKVLYPTLTDYDIRYYIYELLKALDYCHSQGIMHRDVKPHNVMIDHELRKLRLIDWGLAEFYHPGKEYNVRVASRYFKGPELLVDLQDYDYSLDMWSLGCMFAGMIFRKEPFFYGHDNHDQLVKIAKVLGTDGLNAYLNKYRIELDPQLEALVGRHSRKPWSKFINADNQHLVSPEAIDFLDKLLRYDHQDRLTAREAMAHPYFLQVRAAENSRTRAQ; this comes from the exons ATGTCAAAGGCCAGGGTCTACGCCGACGTTAACGTGGTGCGCCCCAAGGAGTACTGGGATTATGAGGCCCTCGCCGTCCAGTGGGG TGAGCAGGATGACTATGAAGTTGTGCGGAAAGTTGGAAGGGGCAAATACAGTGAAGTCTTTGAAGGTATCAACGTCAACAATAATGAGAAATGTGTTATTAAGATCCTGAAGcctgtgaagaagaagaag ATCAAAAGAGAGATCAAAATACTACAGAATCTCTGTGGAGGTCCAAATATTGTGAAGCTGCTTGATATTGTCAGGGATCAGCATTCAAAAACACCAAGCTTGATCTTTGAATACATCAATAACACAGATTTCAAAGTGCTATATCCGACATTGACAGATTATGACATTCGCTACTATATCTATGAGTTACTGAAG GCTTTGGATTACTGCCATTCACAAGGCATTATGCACCGAGATGTGAAGCCTCACAATGTTATGATAGATCATGAGCTTCGAAAACTCCGGTTAATAGACTGGGGCCTTGCTGAATTCTACCATCCTGGAAAGGAGTATAACGTTCGTGTTGCATCAAG GTACTTCAAGGGACCTGAGCTTCTTGTTGACTTGCAAGATTACGACTACTCTTTGGACATGTGGAGTCTTGGCTGCATGTTTGCTGGAATG ATATTCCGCAAGGAACCATTTTTCTATGGCCATGACAACCATGACCAACTTGTTAAAATTGCAAAG GTACTTGGAACAGATGGGCTAAATGCTTATTTGAACAAGTACAGAATTGAGCTTGACCCTCAGCTTGAAGCCCTTGTTGGAAG GCACAGCAGAAAACCCTGGTCAAAGTTTATCAATGCAGACAACCAGCATCTAGTATCCCCTGAG GCCATAGATTTCCTTGATAAGCTTCTGCGCTATGATCACCAGGATAGGCTTACTGCACGTGAAGCTATG GCACATCCATACTTCCTCCAGGTGAGGGCTGCCGAAAACAGCAGGACTCGTGCGCAATAG